A window of the Vicia villosa cultivar HV-30 ecotype Madison, WI unplaced genomic scaffold, Vvil1.0 ctg.000867F_1_1, whole genome shotgun sequence genome harbors these coding sequences:
- the LOC131631826 gene encoding uncharacterized protein LOC131631826 gives MKCNVDAGFNTSRGTTNRGWCIRNHFGNFVCGGAAWDFGSFPIIEAEALAIKEAILSVIDLHMEKVTFESDSQSTIQAIHSGISGLSEFSFIISSIRSLLLNFPNFEVKFVKRQANSVAHSLAKAADSWTRRSWFNVIPPCIATLLINDMS, from the coding sequence aTGAAGTGCAATGTTGATGCGGGTTTTAATACTAGTAGGGGCACTACGAATAGAGGATGGTGTATTCGAAATCACTTTGGTAACTTTGTGTGTGGGGGAGCAGCATGGGATTTTGGATCTTTTCCTATTATTGAGGCGGAAGCATTGGCTATTAAAGAGGCTATCCTTAGTGTTATCGACCTTCATATGGAAAAGGTTACCTTCGAGAGTGATTCGCAAAGTACTATCCAAGCTATTCATTCGGGCATCTCTGGTTTGTCCgaatttagttttattatttcttcaattCGTAGTTTGTTGCTTAATTTTCCtaactttgaggttaagtttgtAAAACGCCAAGCGAACTCGGTTGCCCATTCCTTAGCTAAGGCGGCCGATTCTTGGACTAGGCGTAGTTGGTTTAATGTGATTCCTCCTTGTATTGCTACTTTGTTGATTAATGATATGAGTTGA
- the LOC131631827 gene encoding uncharacterized protein LOC131631827 produces the protein MIQLGQLGGLITGHNKTVFTENYGNILTLLYSHVDEWALSTLLQFYDPDLRCFTFSGYQLAPTLEEYSHFLNIKVQRKVPFVCVPEEPDLDYIANALYLSIGDVHENWKKNGNTHGFYMSFLIEKAQELANKKMWEAFNALLAVLIYGIVMFPNIHKFVDLAAICLFVDKNPVPTLLVDMYYSIHSRYGKGGAIRNCLSLLYTWFKSHLPASGPFVTSTQKWSQRIMGLTANDIV, from the coding sequence ATGATTCAGTTGGGACAGTTAGGTGGATTAATTACTGGTCATAATAAAACAGTGTTCACTGAGAATTATGGCAACATCTTGACTCTTTTGTACTCACATGTCGACGAATGGGctttatctactcttctccagttctatgatcccgacTTGCGTTGTTTCACCTTCTCAGGCTATCAGTTGGCTCCCACTCTCGAGGAGTACTCTCATTTTCTCAATATCAAGGTTCAACGCAAGGTTCCTTTTGTTTGTGTCCCAGAGGAGCCTGATTTGGATTacattgccaacgctctttatttgagcataggaGACGTTCATGAAaattggaagaagaatggtaACACTCATGGTTTCTATATGAGTTTCTTGATTGAAAAGGCCCAAGAGTTGGCTAACAAAAAGATGTGGGAAGCTTTCAACGCCCTTCTGGCCGTTCTGATTTATGGGATCGTGATGTTCcctaacattcacaagttcgttgattTGGCCGCTATATGTCTTTTTGTGGATAAGAATCCGGTCCCTACTCTGCTAGTCGATATGTACTATTCCATTCACTCTCGATATGGTAAAGGAGGAGCCATACGAAATTGTTTGTCGTTGTTATACACCTGGTTTAAGTCCCACTTACCTGCAAGTGGTCCTTTCGTTACTTCCACTCAAAAGTGgtctcaaaggatcatggggcttactgCAAACGACATTGTCTGA